The genomic region TAATATCGGCTGCATagcttttcattttcattaaaattcaattattgCAAAGGACTTACCATTTTCGAAGTGGCCACACTTTTCATCTAATACTATAACGTTTGCTTGAAGCATTTCCTTTTCTTTCTGTTTAATGTGGTGAACGTAATCAGCGTATTTTTGATCAGATATCTTGAAGATTTTACTCCATGGTAAAGTTCCTACTGTGTTATCATAAAATTTTAGATCTGCTCCTTTAAATCTATAAACACGTTTAACTGATGCAGGAGCGTAGCTGAATATATAATTTGGATGTAGAGCAATAACCTTGTCATCAGgctaaaaagaaaacaacacaacTTATCATTATGGGAAAGGTAAAGTACGCTTGAGGGTAAATGTTTGCTTTTACTTCACAAAACCACTTAAATCCCATAAAGTGTAGAAACAATAGAAATatctcattttaaaatatgaattttgtaGATTTTGCTCCATGGTAAAGTTGCTTGTTGTGTTATCAGAGAATTGTAAATCTGCTCCTTTAAATCTATAAACAGTTTTTACTGCTGCAGGAACATAGCTGAACATAACTTTcattatatatgtgtgtttaaaaCACTTTAGGGAGAAAGTTTAGTATTACTTTACAAATCACTGATATCCCATAAAATGTAGAAACAAGATAAACTCATCTTATTTTAATGTGAATTTCACTGACCTGAACGACTTGGAACTTCTGGTTCGTTTCTGTTAATACGTCGGATTTGTGTATCATTTCATTCAATCCAAACCCATCTTTAATAGAGTATTCGTCTTCCTTGCTCGACACAACCTTTCCAAAGTAAAACCAGCCGTCGTCTCGCCAGCGCGCAAGAACAACACCAGAAACTGGCTCCGATTCTGGTGTCTGTGTATTCTTGTCCTTCGTGGGTATCTTTACTGGTTGAATGTCAGGGCGTATAGGTGCTGGTCGGTTATCTGTTTTTTCTGCTTCTATGTTTCCACCCAAgggtttgatttgttttcttgaTAAATGTAATGTTCTTATCTATAAcaacacaaattaaaaatacattcaaaatgccTTTGCACCTACATGTATAAAGAAAAATGTATCTcagtattgatttaaaataaatcattcatgCGCCTGATTAAAATTTCTtacacatttaacattattaatcATGTCTTTAGTGGTATATAAACTCTAGTCGCATATATGAATTGAACTTCTTATTGTATCTAGTGCTACAATATCTAGCTTTATGCTCTTATATTTTGCAAATGCCTTTCTGAAACACCTGGTACCATTGAATAACAGTAAtgaatgttaaatatgtatacTTTTTTTCCGGATCCCATTACAACTTTGTATCGCCGTATCCCGTCAGCTGGTATTGGTAAGCGTTTCACAATACCTTGAACAAAAGCAGATCTTTGTTCATCAATCATGTTACTCGAACAGGACGTGTTTTGCAAAACTATCGGTGTTGAAATAGTTTCTGCTAGAACTCTGTCACCAGGCTGAAACGAGGTATAGCCAaagttgtatgtttttgtttaagagaaaatgaATAATAGCACTAGAAAGTAGTTTGTATAACAATTAACTTAGCAAAAAAGAACGTACAATGTTTGCATATCCCGAGTGTGCAAAACCTAAACATAGTTATGACATTGTTAACAATACTTTAAAAGTGCAGCACAACATCGttactttttaaaatgtgcCTGGAATGGCCGAGACCTTAAAAGGATACACTTTAGATATGATGAGTACCAATCAGCAATTAATTGTCTTTATTGTCTAAAATACTATGTCCATTTACAATCGATCACAATGGACTCACTTGTCTGCATTTGGCACTTGTTTATGAAATGCTTTCTTCCAAATTTTAAGAAAGAGTTTGCTTTTTTACTGGATCTAAAAAATATGAGATGCAGGCACTTGCTTATTGGTATGAAAGGAAATGACGTAAGCAAATACCTTAAGCTTCCGCCATGACCTTGCCCCTGCTCTTAACTCAAAATCACTCCAGTCTACCGGATGATCCTTATTCTCCCCATTATAGCGCACCTTGTAAAAATATCTTCTGTTGACCCCTTTCTGCAACGGCCCATTGACTCTACCTGTAAAGAAAATAACTTATTCAGTGATTGCCACATTCAATAGAAACTGAAACACATGTTAAAACATGCTAGTGAAAATCGTGTCCACAATTCCTTGGTAAAACTATGCAAAAACATGTAGCGCGCTATAAGCAGGTAAAATTCTTTATCATCGCTTCACGATAAAGTGGAGCGAAAGTCACGATACAGTTTACAAATGCTAAAACTTAGGACAATTACAGACTCCACATTTTGTTCTAAATCCTTTGtgcaaattatgttttacacatCTTTAATAATCAGTTTGAGTACATACCCCCAAAGAAAGCTTCATCCTCCTCTTTAAACACCAAGGCAGGAATCCTCTCCTTTGGGTACAAAATGTAATAGATGGActgaaaacatatgttttggaaATATTGAGTCGAAGTGAGAAAAATACTAGTTGATTGCGATAGCCTTGAGGCGTAATCATATTTTGTCGTTTGAATGCAATCCAGagacattataatattaaatatctgATAATGACAATAGCAAAGTTTAATCACTGCAAACAAAGTTTACAAACATGAGGGTATTATAAATGCTAAGTATAACGAGGCTTTATGCACGCACATAATGaatacatgtttgaaaagaAAGAATACAATAAGTTCAT from Mya arenaria isolate MELC-2E11 chromosome 3, ASM2691426v1 harbors:
- the LOC128226204 gene encoding uncharacterized protein LOC128226204, translated to MIDEQRSAFVQGIVKRLPIPADGIRRYKVVMGSGKKIRTLHLSRKQIKPLGGNIEAEKTDNRPAPIRPDIQPVKIPTKDKNTQTPESEPVSGVVLARWRDDGWFYFGKVVSSKEDEYSIKDGFGLNEMIHKSDVLTETNQKFQVVQPDDKVIALHPNYIFSYAPASVKRVYRFKGADLKFYDNTVGTLPWSKIFKISDQKYADYVHHIKQKEKEMLQANVIVLDEKCGHFENGETKVANANTCQALQYLTPFPSQIRACA